One stretch of Halobacillus litoralis DNA includes these proteins:
- a CDS encoding SOS response-associated peptidase: MCGRYTLLAEEAEILKEYGIERPIDGYQPRYNIAPGQKVLAVIHDGKRKRAGYMKWGLVPSWSKDPKIGYKMINARSETAHEKPSYKRLMSQKRCLIVADSFYEWQKTESGKQPVRIQPEKRSLFAFAGLWDQWEGDEAPLYTCTILTQDANDFMAPIHNRMPVILPKGKEDQWIEPVKWSPSDANGFVEQLTMDDLRAYEVSDYVNSAKNEGPDCIAPLA; the protein is encoded by the coding sequence ATGTGTGGAAGGTACACGTTGTTAGCTGAAGAAGCGGAAATATTGAAAGAGTACGGAATCGAAAGACCGATCGATGGTTATCAACCACGGTACAACATCGCACCAGGTCAAAAGGTGCTGGCGGTCATTCATGATGGAAAGCGAAAGCGCGCAGGTTATATGAAGTGGGGGCTTGTCCCATCGTGGTCCAAAGATCCTAAAATCGGCTATAAAATGATAAACGCAAGAAGTGAAACTGCTCATGAAAAGCCCAGCTACAAAAGGCTGATGAGCCAGAAGCGCTGCTTAATTGTAGCGGATAGTTTTTATGAGTGGCAAAAGACCGAATCAGGAAAACAACCTGTGCGGATCCAACCTGAAAAACGTTCACTTTTTGCTTTTGCCGGTTTGTGGGACCAATGGGAAGGGGATGAAGCCCCCCTTTACACCTGTACGATTCTCACTCAGGATGCGAATGATTTCATGGCTCCGATTCACAACCGTATGCCTGTCATCCTGCCAAAAGGAAAAGAGGATCAGTGGATTGAACCAGTGAAATGGTCGCCTTCGGATGCCAATGGTTTTGTTGAACAACTGACAATGGACGATCTTCGTGCCTATGAAGTTAGCGACTACGTCAACTCAGCTAAAAACGAAGGCCCTGACTGCATCGCTCCGCTAGCATAA
- a CDS encoding J-domain-containing protein, producing MDYGHLVEEQIKQSMKKGDFDNLPGKGKPLPKDEFAHLPPELRNSYRILKNANMLPEEMILKKEMVEIEDLLAEIKDPMLSAHYKKEWKEKKLRFDMMMEKRKMNQSGALKQYQSKIDRRFGF from the coding sequence ATGGATTATGGACATTTGGTTGAGGAGCAGATTAAACAATCCATGAAAAAAGGGGATTTCGACAACTTACCTGGGAAAGGAAAGCCACTTCCCAAAGACGAATTCGCTCATCTGCCTCCAGAACTTAGAAACAGTTACCGGATTTTGAAAAATGCTAACATGTTGCCTGAAGAAATGATCCTGAAAAAAGAAATGGTAGAAATTGAAGATCTTTTAGCTGAGATTAAAGATCCGATGTTATCCGCTCATTATAAAAAGGAATGGAAAGAGAAAAAGCTTCGCTTTGATATGATGATGGAAAAGAGGAAGATGAACCAATCAGGGGCATTAAAACAATATCAAAGCAAAATTGACCGGCGTTTCGGATTTTAA
- a CDS encoding nucleoside deaminase — protein MNPFSERALQLALENVNDGGHPFGAVLVCDGVIIAEGVNELHLHPDVSAHAEMVAIKKAQQARGSIDLSDCTMYASGEPCAMCLTAMYFSNLKKVIYSQSVEDASRVGLALSEKVYRDLEKPKNQREITMIHEPIGNSELDAMKAYATKKG, from the coding sequence GTGAATCCTTTTTCAGAACGGGCTTTGCAGTTAGCTTTAGAAAATGTAAACGATGGAGGCCACCCATTCGGAGCTGTTCTTGTTTGTGACGGAGTAATCATTGCCGAAGGAGTAAACGAACTTCATCTCCACCCCGATGTCAGTGCTCATGCTGAAATGGTAGCCATTAAGAAAGCTCAACAAGCACGGGGGTCCATTGATTTAAGTGATTGTACGATGTATGCGAGCGGAGAACCTTGCGCGATGTGTCTCACCGCTATGTACTTCTCGAATTTAAAAAAAGTCATCTACTCCCAATCCGTTGAAGATGCCAGTCGTGTTGGGCTCGCCCTTTCAGAAAAAGTTTATCGAGACCTTGAAAAACCAAAGAACCAAAGGGAAATCACAATGATCCACGAACCTATTGGAAATAGTGAATTAGATGCAATGAAAGCCTATGCGACGAAAAAAGGATAG